In Candidatus Epulonipiscium viviparus, one DNA window encodes the following:
- a CDS encoding CotS family spore coat protein, protein MRNIPKDLLNEYDLEVYRSQYNRNNFILDTNKGKYILRKVNTQHEQIIFMYEAINHLYKNGFTQTEIIYPTKKNLPYVTITGQTYILQSHKNSLEIEFKNTEDIIAIIKLLANFHKCGLNLKTSVHDASPIHMKDVYSYFTKRIKETNTLKKAIQPLSQKTEFEAMFLKDYKDYLDLENLALMCINENSCTSLIKHATTNRTLAHNEYKYHSVGKTNSQLYLLNIDKCGINMQIQDLSSILSKIMQKNSWDIEFLKILLTEYENIRPLSIDERAVLKALLIFPEKFASMCNNYLQCKRRNNYSMFLVKWENMLVYKEKQLAASKYIKENL, encoded by the coding sequence TTGAGAAATATTCCAAAAGATTTACTAAACGAGTACGACTTAGAAGTCTACAGATCACAATACAACAGAAATAATTTTATATTGGATACAAATAAGGGTAAATATATTTTGAGAAAAGTAAATACACAGCATGAACAAATTATTTTTATGTATGAAGCAATCAATCACTTATACAAAAATGGTTTTACACAAACTGAAATCATTTATCCCACAAAAAAAAATCTCCCTTACGTAACTATCACGGGACAAACTTATATATTACAAAGTCATAAAAATAGTTTAGAAATTGAGTTTAAGAACACCGAAGATATTATAGCAATCATCAAACTTTTGGCCAACTTTCATAAATGTGGATTGAATCTTAAAACTTCTGTACATGATGCAAGTCCAATACATATGAAAGATGTCTATTCTTATTTTACCAAAAGAATCAAAGAAACTAACACTCTAAAAAAAGCTATTCAACCGCTTTCTCAAAAAACTGAATTTGAAGCAATGTTCTTAAAAGACTACAAAGATTATTTAGATCTTGAAAATTTGGCTCTTATGTGTATCAATGAAAACAGTTGTACATCTCTAATAAAACATGCCACCACCAATAGAACCTTAGCACATAACGAATACAAGTATCATTCTGTTGGCAAAACTAACAGTCAACTCTATTTATTAAATATAGATAAATGTGGCATAAATATGCAAATACAAGATTTAAGCTCAATACTTTCCAAAATTATGCAAAAAAATTCTTGGGATATTGAATTTCTCAAAATACTTTTAACTGAATATGAAAATATTCGTCCACTTTCAATCGATGAACGCGCTGTCCTTAAAGCTCTGTTGATTTTTCCTGAAAAATTCGCTTCTATGTGTAACAACTATTTACAATGTAAAAGAAGAAATAATTATAGTATGTTTTTAGTAAAATGGGAAAACATGCTAGTATATAAGGAGAAGCAACTTGCAGCTTCTAAATACATTAAAGAAAATCTCTGA
- a CDS encoding DUF5685 family protein: MFGYVTPLKEELKVRQLDLFKSYYCGLCQHIKKDFSNIPRLTLSYDITTMAILLDATDPQRVKLKKQPCIISPRKRPVVQQSKPLKYAASVNVLLSYYKLKDDYLDEHSLRSKLLLPQLRPFLQKVPSEFRFLHPIIKSNLNKLQELERSKNFSSLDEIADPFATLVGTIIRKYPYTTANKGDLYRFGYALGKWIYLMDALDDLQKDIENNSFNPLYVLYYQEGQSTDELFMTAKDKLEFSIFSLGASCKELLNKLAPKKNREKSCPT; the protein is encoded by the coding sequence ATGTTTGGTTATGTTACCCCACTAAAAGAAGAATTAAAAGTACGTCAGCTAGACCTATTTAAAAGCTATTACTGCGGCCTATGCCAACATATCAAAAAAGATTTTAGCAATATACCGCGTCTTACCCTCAGCTACGATATTACTACAATGGCCATCCTACTAGATGCCACAGATCCTCAGCGCGTTAAGCTCAAAAAACAACCTTGTATTATTAGCCCACGCAAGCGCCCCGTTGTACAACAATCTAAGCCATTAAAATATGCGGCATCAGTAAACGTATTGCTAAGCTACTACAAATTAAAAGACGACTATTTAGATGAACATTCGTTGAGGAGCAAGCTTTTGTTACCTCAACTTAGACCATTTTTACAAAAGGTGCCCTCAGAATTTCGCTTTCTGCATCCTATCATAAAATCCAATCTTAATAAATTGCAAGAACTAGAGCGGTCCAAAAATTTTAGTTCCTTAGACGAAATAGCAGATCCCTTTGCAACATTGGTTGGAACCATAATCCGAAAATATCCTTACACTACAGCAAACAAAGGCGATCTTTATCGATTTGGCTACGCTCTTGGCAAGTGGATATACCTTATGGATGCCCTAGATGATTTGCAGAAAGATATTGAAAATAACAGCTTTAACCCACTCTATGTTCTTTATTATCAAGAAGGACAATCAACAGACGAACTATTCATGACCGCAAAAGACAAACTCGAATTTAGTATATTTAGTCTCGGCGCCAGCTGCAAAGAACTTCTAAACAAACTCGCTCCCAAGAAAAATCGTGAAAAATCGTGCCCTACTTGA
- a CDS encoding folate family ECF transporter S component: MKLTTKQLTILSLLIAIHVVLSRHLAIHIGDLIRISFASVVTGIIAVYFKPAWTILACGISDLLAALLFPTGPFFPGFTLSAMVGGSIYAALLYRKPFSWYRVIAIKALSLIIVTAGLNSYWLSLLIGKSFIVIATPRIAEELLMFPIEVILLGLTLKYLVPQLKKQIVI, encoded by the coding sequence ATGAAATTAACAACTAAACAACTCACTATTCTTAGCCTTTTAATCGCAATACACGTAGTTTTATCACGTCACCTTGCAATACATATTGGCGATTTAATCCGAATCAGCTTTGCATCTGTGGTCACCGGAATAATTGCGGTCTATTTTAAACCCGCTTGGACAATTTTGGCTTGCGGTATCTCAGACTTATTGGCAGCATTGCTATTTCCAACTGGTCCATTTTTTCCAGGATTTACCTTAAGCGCAATGGTTGGCGGCTCTATATATGCGGCATTGTTATATCGCAAACCATTTAGCTGGTATCGCGTTATTGCCATCAAGGCTTTGTCCCTAATTATCGTAACTGCCGGCTTAAATTCTTATTGGCTTTCACTACTCATAGGCAAATCATTTATTGTAATAGCAACTCCACGAATTGCCGAAGAACTTTTAATGTTTCCTATTGAAGTAATATTGTTGGGCCTTACTCTTAAATATTTGGTACCTCAGCTCAAAAAACAAATAGTAATCTAA
- a CDS encoding phospho-sugar mutase, with protein MNYKDLYQKWLTDECFDDATKAELKSIENDEKEIEDRFYTELEFGTAGLRGVIGAGTNRMNKYIVQKATQGLANFLKGQGLQNPKVVIAYDSRNKSDTFAMDTALVLAANGIKAYLFESLRAVPQLSFALRTLKADAGVVITASHNPPEYNGYKVYGNDGAQVIAPFDKMIIDEVNSITDFSTIKTTTETEAKADGLLEIIGENIDKLYIEQVKSQVINQDVINKVADEFKIVYTPLHGTGNLPVRRALKEVGFKNVYVVAEQEKPDGNFPTVKSPNPEDPNAFKLAIELAKKEQADIIIGTDPDADRVGVLIRDEKGEYIVLTGNMIGTMLTDYILRGRKENGSLPTNGVVIKTIVTTEMIRPICEFYGSDVIEVLTGFKFIGEQIKNFETTNQHSYVFGFEESYGALAGTYARDKDAVVTSLLACEMAAYYKLNGMTLYEALVALYQKFGYYREDVQSFTLKGIEGIGKIKNIMETLRNQQIDTIGGYQILAKRDYKTQQRVTKDGTTSKIELPVSDVIYFELSNNAWICVRPSGTEPKIKFYIGVKGQSLEDANNKLQAIKDDVLKILEPLM; from the coding sequence ATGAATTACAAAGATCTTTACCAAAAATGGCTCACCGACGAGTGTTTTGACGACGCAACAAAAGCCGAACTTAAGAGTATTGAAAACGACGAAAAAGAAATCGAAGACCGATTTTACACAGAACTTGAATTTGGTACCGCAGGACTTAGAGGCGTTATCGGAGCTGGAACAAACAGAATGAACAAGTATATCGTTCAAAAAGCAACTCAAGGACTGGCAAATTTTCTTAAAGGGCAAGGACTTCAAAATCCTAAAGTTGTAATTGCGTATGATTCTCGAAACAAATCCGACACTTTTGCTATGGATACCGCCTTAGTATTAGCTGCCAACGGCATAAAAGCATATCTATTCGAAAGTTTAAGAGCCGTTCCGCAACTCAGTTTTGCTTTACGCACACTAAAAGCTGATGCCGGAGTTGTTATTACCGCAAGCCACAATCCACCTGAATATAACGGATATAAAGTTTATGGCAATGACGGAGCTCAAGTCATAGCGCCATTTGATAAAATGATCATCGACGAAGTTAATAGCATAACAGACTTCAGTACTATAAAAACCACCACCGAAACAGAAGCGAAAGCTGATGGATTACTAGAAATCATCGGTGAAAATATAGATAAATTATATATCGAACAAGTAAAATCACAAGTTATCAATCAAGATGTAATCAATAAAGTTGCAGACGAATTCAAAATAGTGTATACTCCATTACATGGAACTGGAAATTTGCCTGTTAGACGCGCACTAAAAGAAGTAGGCTTCAAAAATGTTTATGTTGTTGCAGAACAAGAGAAGCCAGATGGAAATTTCCCGACTGTAAAAAGTCCAAATCCAGAAGATCCCAATGCATTTAAACTAGCAATAGAGCTTGCAAAAAAAGAACAAGCCGATATCATAATAGGAACCGATCCCGATGCTGATCGTGTTGGTGTTTTAATTCGTGATGAAAAAGGTGAATATATTGTTCTAACCGGTAATATGATAGGTACTATGTTGACTGACTATATTTTACGTGGCAGAAAAGAAAACGGAAGTCTTCCTACAAATGGCGTTGTCATCAAAACTATTGTCACAACAGAAATGATTAGACCTATTTGCGAGTTTTATGGTTCAGACGTAATAGAAGTTCTTACTGGCTTTAAATTTATTGGTGAACAAATTAAAAACTTTGAAACAACCAACCAACATTCGTATGTATTTGGTTTTGAAGAAAGCTATGGCGCGCTTGCCGGAACCTATGCTAGAGACAAAGATGCTGTTGTTACCAGTCTACTCGCTTGTGAAATGGCTGCGTACTACAAATTAAATGGTATGACCTTATACGAAGCGCTTGTTGCGTTATATCAAAAATTTGGTTATTATAGAGAGGATGTTCAATCATTTACTCTTAAAGGCATCGAAGGAATTGGCAAAATTAAGAATATTATGGAAACCCTTAGAAATCAACAGATTGATACTATAGGCGGATACCAAATCCTTGCTAAACGTGACTACAAAACACAGCAAAGAGTAACCAAAGATGGCACAACTTCTAAAATTGAGCTACCTGTGTCCGATGTTATTTATTTTGAACTATCAAACAACGCTTGGATTTGTGTTAGACCTTCTGGTACAGAACCTAAGATTAAATTCTACATTGGAGTTAAAGGTCAAAGCCTAGAAGATGCCAATAATAAATTACAAGCAATTAAAGATGATGTACTCAAAATTTTAGAACCACTTATGTAA
- a CDS encoding molecular chaperone DnaJ has protein sequence MYAQVQDLIKVKKYNQATAMLNGIENRNAVWYYLSSVIAYKKAFFESALENINKAISLDGTNNIYNNFHTKLMSRFSSYSRDYHRTPRYRQNNGCCPCGDCECCQLNCCDLICLDSCCECCGGDLISCI, from the coding sequence ATGTATGCACAAGTACAAGACTTGATTAAAGTCAAAAAATATAATCAAGCCACAGCAATGTTAAATGGCATTGAAAATAGAAATGCAGTTTGGTACTACTTATCTAGTGTAATTGCCTACAAAAAAGCATTTTTCGAATCTGCTTTAGAAAACATCAACAAAGCCATTTCATTAGACGGCACCAACAATATATATAACAATTTTCACACCAAACTGATGAGTAGATTTAGCAGTTATAGCCGCGATTACCATAGAACACCTCGATATCGACAAAACAATGGTTGCTGTCCTTGCGGAGACTGTGAGTGCTGTCAGCTTAACTGCTGCGACCTAATTTGCCTAGACAGTTGCTGTGAATGTTGCGGTGGCGATTTAATAAGCTGTATTTAA
- a CDS encoding PEGA domain-containing protein: MKSNRFLVIGIISTLVVCLVGVMVFLIVEISQFTIEPQLVEELSEVPEPAIKEVQLTFDGVVTKIDGNKLIITNVDNHEPIELNIVGSSSISDKYNKQIPLSQIVLGEIVDVSYKINSHDIVSLQIHPMAFMHHNIANTQIDTKSQTVSIGTKKYHIDELAIFQNPNQEILSDLSNLTEFDEILIKGLEDDIYSLNIINGLGYIQVTNLPSENGRLEINRQRQIPLNTLPDNTVKVQAGTYNLALYLENYLPIIVEDAIIEYGQTYILDAANIQPITYDVAIKIVNNNQPYNLSIDNISYGETRNFQLPRGTYTLDITSAGFYDYSHEFKVQDDMAFQFILSAVPPPPPPLPPAPEPIIEPTPEPIVESNLDAELLLDVAPIPVPDAVSAALDTSGPQIVIEPLLQPSTPAPIEPQISIEPDFELTESVEPEYNHIINLNTNPPNASVYLNGVYIGVTPVSKNLDTGIYKVEFSLEGYENYSTSIIVEEEDIQTDYLYVLAPK, encoded by the coding sequence ATGAAAAGTAACAGATTTTTAGTCATTGGGATTATCTCCACTCTTGTAGTTTGTCTAGTTGGTGTTATGGTATTTCTAATAGTTGAAATATCACAATTTACTATAGAACCTCAACTAGTCGAAGAGCTTTCCGAAGTCCCAGAACCAGCTATAAAAGAAGTCCAATTAACATTCGATGGAGTGGTAACCAAAATTGATGGCAATAAGTTAATAATTACAAATGTAGACAACCACGAGCCTATAGAGCTAAATATTGTTGGTAGTTCATCAATTTCAGACAAGTACAACAAACAAATTCCACTCTCTCAAATTGTTTTAGGTGAAATAGTAGACGTATCATATAAGATCAACTCTCATGATATAGTATCCTTACAGATTCATCCAATGGCTTTTATGCATCATAATATAGCAAACACACAAATCGATACAAAATCTCAAACTGTTAGTATCGGAACTAAAAAGTATCATATTGATGAATTGGCTATCTTTCAAAACCCTAACCAAGAAATTCTGTCTGATTTATCTAATTTAACTGAATTTGATGAGATTTTAATAAAGGGATTAGAAGACGATATTTATAGCTTAAATATTATAAATGGGCTAGGATATATTCAAGTCACCAATCTACCATCAGAAAATGGACGCCTTGAAATCAACAGGCAAAGGCAAATTCCATTAAACACACTTCCAGATAATACTGTCAAAGTACAAGCCGGAACATATAATCTTGCATTATATTTAGAAAACTACTTGCCTATTATTGTAGAAGATGCCATAATAGAATATGGACAAACCTATATACTAGATGCAGCCAATATTCAACCGATCACTTATGACGTCGCTATTAAGATAGTAAACAATAATCAACCCTATAATCTGAGTATAGATAATATAAGCTACGGTGAAACTAGAAATTTTCAATTACCCCGGGGAACATATACTCTAGACATAACTTCGGCAGGTTTTTATGACTATAGCCATGAATTTAAAGTTCAAGATGATATGGCTTTCCAATTTATTCTTTCTGCAGTACCGCCACCACCGCCACCACTGCCGCCAGCGCCTGAGCCAATTATAGAACCTACGCCTGAACCAATTGTAGAGTCAAACTTAGACGCTGAGTTACTTTTAGACGTCGCACCTATACCTGTTCCTGATGCCGTCTCAGCCGCATTGGATACCTCGGGGCCACAAATTGTAATTGAACCATTACTGCAGCCAAGTACTCCCGCTCCAATAGAACCTCAAATATCTATCGAGCCAGATTTCGAGCTTACAGAATCCGTCGAACCAGAATATAACCATATTATTAATCTTAATACGAATCCACCAAATGCTTCTGTATATTTAAACGGAGTCTATATCGGCGTAACACCTGTATCAAAAAATCTAGACACAGGCATATACAAAGTAGAATTTTCGCTAGAGGGCTATGAAAATTATTCAACTTCGATTATAGTAGAAGAGGAAGACATTCAAACAGACTATTTGTATGTACTTGCACCAAAATAA